From Streptomyces sp. NBC_00690, a single genomic window includes:
- a CDS encoding bifunctional serine/threonine-protein kinase/ABC transporter substrate-binding protein: protein MQPLRTGDPSAIAGYRLLGRLGAGGMGVVYLGRSDRGALAAIKVIRAEHAADPGFRARFRRETETARRITGRWVVRVVGADPEAREPWLATEFVPGPSLSEAIAVHGALPEHTVRALGVRLAEALTDVHRTGLVHRDVKPGNVLLALDGPRLIDFGIARSAGATALTATDAMIGSPGYLSPEQAKLTGGAEIGPASDVFSLGCVLAYATTGRRPFGSGTVAAVVFRTVHEEPDLDGIPPALLALVRACLSRDPAERPTAAQVRAALRGPGAKGAAPGGRPPTDAVRDAVPEADAVVPDPREAFGRAPETGTDRATTDGGEATGLDRTRSDEPTEPPEPTEPPEPTEPPEPDGELGTAAGDWLPEGLPALIAQRSSRVLDLPVPEPTVVVPARGERPSRRRFLLFGSAAAVATVGGAATWLANRPSDDDGTGVNGGRKGPLPRHLIGIQTDLSGPHRADGRAQELGARLAVEAFNARRDRPFDLGLTVLDDGGDPGRAVAVAERLLANTSVVAGLGLTNIAVVRAALPRYTSRQLPVLSVVVGTGTLALLQAPSYFELRPVDNMLITPVNWYFTRRGTRRVAAIEDGAGDQASWNIVRALRDMKSTMGDVAFSKIAADSEDFASVVRDALATGPDGVVYVGNSPTRAALAARALRDQGFTGPRGTIQPVLDQAFLTGAGPAAEGWVFGTTYADATRLKGAENFCAAYRRLAKTSTVGRFAVEAYDAVHFIARGIEELNTDRVPRGALQSRLRTLAYRGLVKPIAFRATTTMFDEAAGRAGMYLHRIEGGRARFLGPYLQVTADT, encoded by the coding sequence ATGCAGCCATTGAGGACCGGTGATCCGTCAGCGATCGCCGGATACCGGCTGCTCGGCCGACTCGGCGCGGGCGGCATGGGCGTGGTCTACCTCGGCCGGTCCGACCGCGGTGCGCTCGCCGCGATCAAGGTGATCCGGGCAGAACACGCGGCGGACCCCGGCTTCCGGGCCCGCTTCCGACGGGAGACGGAGACGGCTCGGCGGATCACCGGCCGTTGGGTCGTCCGGGTGGTGGGCGCCGACCCCGAGGCACGCGAGCCGTGGCTCGCGACGGAGTTCGTCCCCGGGCCCTCGCTCTCGGAGGCGATCGCCGTCCATGGGGCCCTGCCCGAGCACACGGTCCGAGCGCTGGGCGTCCGGCTCGCCGAAGCCCTCACCGATGTCCATCGGACGGGGTTGGTCCACCGCGATGTGAAGCCGGGCAACGTACTGCTGGCGTTGGACGGTCCCCGGCTGATTGATTTCGGCATCGCGCGCTCGGCGGGGGCGACCGCACTCACCGCCACCGATGCCATGATCGGCTCGCCCGGCTATCTCTCGCCGGAGCAGGCGAAGTTGACCGGAGGGGCCGAGATCGGCCCGGCCAGCGATGTCTTCTCGCTGGGGTGCGTGCTCGCCTACGCCACCACCGGTCGCCGACCGTTCGGCTCGGGCACGGTGGCCGCCGTCGTCTTCCGTACCGTCCACGAGGAACCGGACCTCGACGGAATCCCCCCGGCGCTGCTGGCGCTGGTACGGGCGTGCCTCAGCAGGGACCCCGCGGAGCGTCCCACGGCGGCGCAGGTCAGAGCAGCTTTGCGAGGACCAGGGGCCAAGGGTGCCGCGCCCGGTGGCCGACCCCCGACCGACGCTGTCCGGGACGCGGTGCCCGAGGCCGACGCCGTGGTGCCCGATCCCAGGGAGGCGTTCGGCCGGGCCCCGGAGACGGGAACGGACCGTGCGACGACCGATGGTGGCGAAGCCACGGGCCTTGACCGTACGAGGAGTGACGAGCCCACCGAGCCCCCTGAGCCCACCGAGCCCCCTGAGCCCACCGAACCCCCTGAGCCCGATGGGGAACTGGGCACGGCGGCGGGGGACTGGCTGCCGGAGGGCCTGCCCGCACTGATCGCGCAGCGCTCCTCGCGCGTACTCGATCTACCGGTGCCGGAACCCACGGTGGTCGTGCCTGCCCGGGGCGAGCGGCCTTCGCGCCGCCGGTTCCTGCTGTTCGGGTCGGCCGCAGCGGTGGCCACGGTCGGTGGTGCGGCGACCTGGCTCGCCAACCGCCCGTCCGACGACGACGGTACGGGGGTGAACGGCGGGCGGAAGGGCCCCTTGCCGCGTCATCTCATCGGAATCCAGACGGATCTGAGTGGACCCCACCGGGCGGACGGCCGCGCACAGGAGCTGGGCGCGCGGCTGGCGGTGGAGGCGTTCAACGCCCGCCGTGACCGGCCCTTCGACCTCGGGCTCACGGTGCTGGACGACGGTGGCGACCCCGGTCGGGCCGTGGCGGTGGCGGAACGGCTCCTGGCGAACACATCCGTGGTGGCCGGCCTGGGGCTGACGAACATCGCCGTCGTCCGGGCCGCCCTCCCGCGGTACACCAGCCGTCAACTGCCCGTCCTCAGTGTGGTCGTCGGCACCGGAACGCTCGCGCTCCTCCAGGCCCCGAGCTACTTCGAGCTCCGCCCGGTCGACAACATGCTGATCACGCCGGTCAATTGGTACTTCACACGGCGCGGCACCCGACGGGTGGCGGCCATCGAGGACGGTGCGGGCGACCAGGCGTCCTGGAACATCGTCAGGGCCCTGCGGGACATGAAGTCGACGATGGGCGATGTCGCCTTCAGCAAGATCGCGGCCGACAGCGAAGACTTCGCGTCGGTCGTCCGGGACGCCCTGGCCACCGGGCCGGACGGGGTGGTCTACGTCGGAAACTCGCCGACCCGCGCTGCGCTCGCCGCCCGGGCCCTGCGTGACCAGGGGTTCACCGGCCCGAGGGGGACTATTCAGCCCGTACTGGACCAGGCGTTCCTGACCGGGGCGGGGCCGGCGGCCGAGGGCTGGGTCTTCGGTACGACCTATGCCGACGCGACTCGATTGAAGGGCGCCGAGAACTTCTGCGCCGCGTATCGAAGGCTCGCGAAGACTTCCACGGTCGGACGCTTCGCCGTGGAGGCGTACGACGCGGTGCACTTTATCGCGCGGGGGATCGAGGAACTGAACACGGACCGGGTGCCGCGCGGCGCGTTGCAGAGCAGGTTGCGCACGCTCGCCTACCGCGGACTCGTCAAGCCCATCGCATTCCGGGCGACGACCACGATGTTCGACGAGGCAGCCGGCCGGGCGGGGATGTATCTGCACCGGATCGAGGGGGGAAGGGCCCGCTTCCTCGGTCCGTACCTCCAGGTGACCGCGGACACCTGA